A single region of the Fusarium fujikuroi IMI 58289 draft genome, chromosome FFUJ_chr05 genome encodes:
- a CDS encoding related to mRNA splicing factor translates to MSRGGTTLYVTGFSHGTRARDLAYEFERYVNLVHAHAHALAHYTDLESDSYGRLVRCDIPAPRSTSSRLFAFVEYEDRRDADDAYHEMHNKRIGRDDILKIEWARTPPSASWRFESGRDRDRRGGARSPRRGRSPSPRRSTRDYSPRKDDRRDRDRDYDRESRRDRDRSRSPDHRDRERDSKDDRDDRDRRENGTNGDERKALDSPPPAHDDLDVAE, encoded by the exons ATGTCTCGTGGCGGCACCACTCTCTACGTGACCGGCTTTAGCCACGGCACCCGCGCTCGCGACCTCGCCTACGAGTTCGAACGGTATGTCAACCTCGTCCACGCCCACGCCCACGCCCTCGCCCAC TATACTGACCTTGAATCTGATAGCTACGGCCGACTGGTTCGCTGCGATATTCCCGCACCCCGGTCTACGTCTTCCCGGCT CTTCGCTTTCGTTGAGTACGAGGACCGTCGTGATGCCGATGATGCCTACCATGAGATGCACAACAAGCGCATCGGGCGCGATGACATTTTGAAGATTGAG TGGGCTCGTACtcctccttctgcttcatGGCGCTTCGAATCTGGACGCGACCGTGACCGACGTGGTGGCGCTCGCTCCCCTCGGCGTGGACGCTCTCCTTCTCCCCGCCGCAGCACTCGCGATTATTCTCCTCGCAAGGACGACCGTAGGGACCGTGACCGAGACTATGACCGCGAGAGCCGACGTGACAGGGATCGGTCTCGCAGCCCTGACCATCG GGACCGTGAGCGTGACTCCAAAGATGACCGTGATGATCGTGACCGTCGGGAGAACGGTACGAATGGTGACGAGCGCAAGG CTCTCGATagtcctcctcctgctcacgacgatcttgatgttgccGAGTAG
- a CDS encoding related to mitochondrial carrier protein → MSTSTSQPDMVNSTEAAAPSRSMQFRETISQPVIAAFCAGGVAGAVSRTVVSPLERLKILMQIQSVGRDAYKLSVGKALSKMWKEEGWRGFMRGNGTNCIRIVPYSAVQFSSYNFYKRNIFESYPGADLAPITRLICGGIAGITSVFLTYPLDIVRTRLSIQSASFAELGNRPDKLPGMWTTLVQMYKTEGGMSALYRGIIPTVAGVAPYVGLNFMVYESVRKYLTPEGEQNPNATRKLLAGAISGAVAQTCTYPFDVLRRRFQINTMSGMGYQYKGITDAIRVIVMQEGIKGLYKGIVPNLLKVAPSMASSWLSFEMTRDFLVDLRPESEPRSL, encoded by the exons ATGTCCACCTCCACC TCACAACCAGATATGGTCAATTCGACCGAGGCTGCGGCCCCTAGCCGCTCCATGCAGTTCCGGGAGACCATCTCTCAGCCTGTGATCGCCGCATTCTGCGCAGGAGGTGTTGCTGGCGCTGTCTCTCGAACCGTCGTATCCCCCCTTGAGCggctcaagatcctcatgCAGATCCAAAGCGTCGGACGAGATGCGTACAAGCTGTCAGTGGGGAAAGCCCTGAGTAAGATGtggaaggaagaaggctggagGGGATTCATGCGAGGCAACGGCACGAACTGTATCCGCATCGTCCCATACTCTGCTGTGCAATTCAGCagttataacttttataagCGG AACATCTTTGAAAGCTATCCGGGTGCTGACTTGGCACCGATTACTCGCCTTATCTGCGGTGGCATCGCTGGTATAACGTCTGTCTTCCTTACCTACCCTCTCGATATTGTTCGCACACGGTTATCCATCCAATCTGCAAGCTTTGCCGAGCTAGGAAACAGGCCAGACAAACTGCCTGGTATGTGGACTACTCTGGTGCAAATGTACAAGACCGAGGGTGGCATGTCTGCTCTATATCGAGGCATTATTCCTACAGTTGCCGGAGTAGCACCATAC GTCGGTCTTAATTTCATGGTTTACGAATCAGTCCGAAAGTACTTGACGCCAGAAGGAGAGCAAAACCCTAACGCAACCCGTAAGTTGCTGGCCGGTGCCATATCTGGAGCTGTTGCACAAACTTGCACATATCCCTT CGATGTTCTACGGCGCCGATTCCagatcaacaccatgtcAGGCATGGGCTACCAGTACAAGGGCATTACAGATGCGATCCGGGTTATTGTGATGCAAGAGGGAATCAAGGGACTTTACAAAGGCATAGTGCCTAACCTGCTCAAGGTTGCCCCAAGTATGGCATCAAGCTGGCTGAGTTTTGAGATGACCCGTGATTTTCTCGTCGATCTCAGGCCCGAATCTGAGCCACGCTCCTTGtga
- a CDS encoding related to OST3-oligosaccharyltransferase gamma subunit, translating to MRFLRSLLSFAVLATGVAAAKKSSTERFDEFHAKQSSTPLKLKESTYKTLTSTPRDYSVAVLLTAADARFSCQLCREFQPEWDLLGKSWAKGDKAGNSRLIFGTLDFVDGREIFMSLGLQTAPVLLLFQPTVGPHAAPKPEPLRYDFSAGPPTAEKVHSWLARQLPDRPHPAVKRPFNYAGWAITITIVLGVITAGVVAWPYVSHILQSRNLWAALSLMTILLFTSGHMFNHIRKVPYVTGDGRGGVNYIASGFQNQLGLETQVVAAIYGVLSFCAISLAIKVPRIAEAKSQQVAVIAFGGALFLVNSFLLSVFRVKNPGYPFSLPPFM from the exons ATGCGTTTCCTACGTTCACTTCTCTCTTTCGCCGTTCTTGCGACGGGCGTGGCAGCCGCCAAAAAGTCCTCCACTGAGCGGTTCGATGAATTCCATGCCAAGCAGAGCTCGACACCGCTCAAGCTGAAGGAATCGACGTATAAAACCCTGACCTCTACACCAAGAGACTACAGTGTTGCTGTGCTCCTCACCGCTGCCGATGCCCGGTTTTCCTGCCAGCTCTGCCGCGAGTTCCAACCTGAATGGGACTTGTTGGGCAAGAGTTGGGCCAAGGGTGACAAGGCCGGCAACTCACGACTGATTTTTGGCACTCTGGACTTTGTTGATGGCAGAGAGATTTTTATGTCG CTTGGCCTTCAAACTGCCCCTGTCCTCCTCTTGTTCCAGCCCACTGTCGGTCCCCATGCTGCTCCAAAGCCAGAGCCACTGCGATACGACTTCAGTGCCGG ACCCCCGACTGCCGAGAAGGTTCACTCCTGGCTCGCTCGTCAGCTGCCCGACCGACCTCATCCTGCTGTCAAGCGACCTTTCAACTATGCGGGTTGGGCGATCACCATAACCATCGTCCTTGGAGTTATTACTGCAGGTGTTGTGGCTTGGCCGTATGTGTCTCACATTCTGCAGAGCCGCAACCTCTGGGcagccttgtccttgatgacCATTCTCTTGTTTACCAGCGGACACATGTTCAACCATATCCGCAAAGTTCCCTACGTCACTGGTGACGGACGTGGTGGGGTTAACTACATCGCGAGCGGTTTCCAGAACCAACTCGGCTTGGAAACACAAGTGGTGGCAGCAATTT ACGGTGTCTTGTCGTTTTGCGCGATCTCTCTCGCTATCAAGGTTCCACGAATTGCTGAGGCCAAGTCTCAACAAGTCGCAGTCATTGCGTTTGGCGGCGCCCTGTTCCTTGTCAACAGCTTCCTGCTGAGCGTCTTCCGTGTCAAGAACCCTGGCTATCCATTCTCTCTGCCGCCCTTCATGTAA
- a CDS encoding related to mitochondrial rRNA methyltransferase yields MDSKYKLFKGNGQTVVDLVAVERTRPHGRVIGIDLIPAQPPRGVATFQGDFLSPVVQEMVKNFILESHQNPSIGQETVESDSSVAEEGITVDRPSYLDMERHTGQNEPPASGLEGSSKRIVDVCRFPLSRKPFKMLML; encoded by the exons ATGGACTCCAAGTACAAGCTGTTCAAAGGCAATGGGCAGACAGTGGTTGACCTG GTTGCTGTGGAAAGGACGAGACCGCATGGCCGGGTCATTGGTATCGACCTCATCCCAGCCCAACCGCCTCGTGGTGTAGCTACATTTCAGGGCGATTTTCTTTCGCCAGTTGTCCAGGAGATGGTCAAAAACTTCATTCTTGAAAGCCATCAGAACCCATCTATTGGTCAGGAAACTGTGGAATCCGACAGCTCTGTCGCAGAAGAAGGCATCACGGTCGACCGCCCTAGCTATCTCGATATGGAACGACACACGGGGCAAAACGAGCCACCAGCATCTGGACTAGAAGGATCAAGCAAGCGCATCGTCGATGTTTGTCGATTCCCTCTTTCTAGAAAACCTTtcaagatgctgatgctCTAG
- a CDS encoding related to acyl-CoA cholesterol acyltransferase — MVSSTAPGRSPLSGRSTGQPAPELQRPAPRSLGEALRAAGMTIDGPSPGLGSETPSEEDYDENVRPTLTEPSGVRHRYAHRVQPRPETISLSGTDFEKLQQEPGLSFKRRDSGIHLVLDEDNSLQRLLKTSSEWSQELTGPKQRQRKFADLVFTSQFSAFDRHSPSASNSPFHGFYTLFWLAVTLFVFKISVQNWQVYGNPLGTNEIVQTMFHRDVVVLLLSDGIMCALTAVTWMIQRLVSANYLNWDGAGWVIQNMWQTAFLAGVVGLTLWRDWPWTHTVFFVLHGIVMLMKQHSYAFYNGHLSTVYKQRAKIMKKLRQLDLVDPAMTPSQTEPPASAISTQHLSVTPSAEERRKSISAQPGQEESDIDKISRAIASHQPLDDEQIALFERIMKWEVDAMTDELKGTAATIGKAYPNNLSFIDHYKWIPLPTLVYEIEYPRSDSIDWSYVLEKFTAMFGVLFVMVQVSQHSIYPVVMKTIEMKENGVPLAGRFEEFPGFLLDLIFPFMMEYLLVWYLIWETILNILAELTYFADRNFYDAWWNSVSWDQFARDWNRPVHVFLLRHVYHSSISSLKVNKHTATLITFFLSACVHELVMWCLFKKLRGYLLFLQMCQLPVSFRDPNSGLTTYWFTVSKAQPHQVVAWAQDTR; from the exons ATGGTATCCTCAACTGCACCGGGCAGGTCCCCGCTTTCCGGCCGGAGTACCGGGCAGCCGGCCCCGGAACTCCAACGACCAGCACCGAGATCACTCGGGGAAGCTCTACGAGCCGCTGGTATGACAATTGACGGGCCCAGCCCAGGACTTGGCTCTGAAACACCGAGTGAAGAGGATTACGATGAGAATGTTCGACCGACCCTGACAGAGCCATCAGGTGTCCGGCATCGTTATGCCCATCGTGTCCAGCCTCGACCAGAAACCATATCCCTGTCTGGCACTGATTTTGAAAAACTGCAACAAGAGCCTGGGTTGAGCTTCAAGCGCCGTGACTCAGGTATCCATCTTGTTCTAGACGAGGACAATAGCCTGCAACGGCTGCTTAAAACTAGCTCAGAGTGGTCACAAGAATTGACCGGTCCAAAGCAGAGACAGCGAAAGTTTGCCGATCTTGTCTTCACAAGCCAGTTCTCAGCCTTTGACCGTCATAGCCCATCAGCTTCGAACAGTCCATTTCATGGGTTTTATACATTATTTTGGCTCGCCGTTACTCTTTTCGTCTTCAAAATCTCAGTCCAGAACTGGCAAGTCTACGGAAACCCTCTGGGGACGAACGAGATCGTGCAGACTATGTTCCATCGAGATG TtgtcgtccttcttctctcggaTGGCATCATGTGTGCCCTCACAGCAGTGACTTGGATGATTCAAAGGCTTGTATCTGCCAACTACCTCAACTGGGATGGTGCTGGATGGGTTATACAGAAT ATGTGGCAAACGGCCTTTCTGGCCGGCGTTGTTGGCCTGACTCTCTGGCGTGACTGGCCATGGACTCATACTGTGTTTTTTGTACTTCATGGTATCGTCATGCTGATGAAGCAACACTCTTACGCCTTCTATAACGGTCACTTATCGACAGTCTATAAACAGCGTGCCAAGATAATGAAGAAGCTTAGGCAACTTGACCTAGTTGACCCAGCCATGACCCCATCGCAGACTGAACCCCCAGCATCAGCCATCTCAACACAACACCTTAGTGTTACGCCTTCCGCCGAAGAGCGCCGAAAGTCCATCTCTGCGCAACCCGGCCAGGAAGAAAGTGATATAGACAAGATTTCACGAGCCATTGCTTCCCATCAGCCCTTGGACGACGAGCAAATTGCTCTCTTTGAGCGCATCATGAAGTGGGAGGTGGATGCAATGACCGATGAACTCAAGGGAACAGCAGCCACCATAGGCAAAGCTTACCCCAACAACCTGTCTTTCATCGATCACTACAAATGGATTCCTCTACCAACTCTTGTTTATGAGATAGAGTACCCACGATCCGATTCTATCGACTGGTCGTACGTATTGGAGAAGTTTACTGCAATGTTTGGGGTTCTATTTGTGATGGTTCAGGTCTCGCAGCACTCTATTT ATCCCGTCGTCATGAAGACCattgagatgaaggagaatgGTGTACCACTGGCTGGGAGATTTGAGGAGTTTCCAGGGTTCCTTCTCGATCTTATCTTCCCTTTTATGATGGAGTATCTG CTTGTCTGGTATCTCATATGGGAAACTATCCTGAATATCCTGGCCGAGTTGACATATTTTGCCGATCGAAACTTTTATGATGCGTGGTGGAATAGCG TCTCTTGGGATCAGTTCGCCCGGGACTGGAATCGACCTGTTCACGTCTTTCTTCTCCGCCACGTCTATCATAGCTCTATATCATCTCTGAAGGTCAACAAGCACACAGCCACACTGATTACATTCTTTCTTTCAGCCTGCGTCCACGAATTGGTCATGTGGTGTCtattcaagaagctgagagGCTATCTCCTGTTCCTCCAGATGTGCCAACTACCAGTGAGTTTTCGTGACCCGAACTCTGGATTGACGACTTACTGGTTCACAGTTAGTAAGGCTCAGCCGCACCAAGTGGTTGCGTGGGCGCAAGACACTAGGTAA
- a CDS encoding probable ribosomal protein L18, cytosolic, whose protein sequence is MTALNRGRASCTDPPSQGLNFLEGKCCSTHPPLYPTSPNFTATTAAMGIDLDRHHVKGTHRTAPKSDNVYLKLLVKLYRFLARRTDSSFNKVVLRRLFTSKINRPPVSLSRIVANINKEGEKRTVVVVGTITDDNRLLEFPKVTVAALRFTATARARIVAAGGEAITLDQLALRAPTGSNTLILRGPKNAREAVKHFGFGPHSHKKPYVESKGRKFERARGRRRSRGFKV, encoded by the exons ATGACCGCCCTCAATCGGGGAAGAGCGAGTTGCACCGACCCACCATCCCAAGGCCTGAATTTTCTCGAAGGAAAGTGCTGTTCGACGCATCCGCCTCTATACCCAACATCGCCAAATTTCACAGCGACAACCGCCGCCATGG GTATCGATCTCGACCGCCACCACGTCAAGGGCACTCACCGCACTGCCCCCAAGAGCGACAATGTCTacctcaagctcttggtgAAGCTCTACCGCTTCCTGGCCC GCCGAACCGACTCTTCGTTCAACAAGGTCGTTCTCCGACGTCTCTTTACGTCCAAGATCAACCGCCCTCCCGTCTCCCTGTCCCGAATTgtcgccaacatcaacaaggaggGTGAGAAGCGAACCGTCGTCGTTGTCGGTACCATCACCGATGACAACCGCCTGCTCGAGTTCCCCAAGGTGACTGTCGCTGCTCTGCGATTCACCGCCACTGCCCGCGCCCGCATTGTCGCCGCTGGCGGTGAGGCCATCACCCTGGACCAGCTTGCTCTCCGTGCTCCCACCGGAAGCAACACCCTGATCCTCCGTGGCCCCAAGAACGCCCGTGAGGCTGTCAAGCACTTCGGCTTCGGGCCCCACAGCCACAAG AAGCCTTATGTCGAGTCCAAGGGCCGCAAGTTCGAGCGTGCTCGTGGCCGAAGACGTTCGCGCGGTTTCAAGGTCTAA
- a CDS encoding probable CPC2 protein, with protein MAEQLILKGTLEGHNGWVTSLATSMENPNMLLSASRDKTLIIWNLTRDESQYGYPKRSLHGHSHIVSDCVISSDGAYALSASWDKTLRLWELASGTTTRRFVGHTNDVLSVSFSADNRQIVSGSRDRTIKLWNTLGDCKYTITEKGHTEWASCVRFSPNPQNPVIVSAGWDKLVKVWELSTCKLQTDHIGHTGYINTVTISPDGSLCASGGKDGTTMLWDLNESKHLYSLNANDEIHALVFSPNRYWLCAATASSIIIFDLEKKSKVDELKPEFPAVGKKSREPECVSLAWSADGQTLFAGYTDNIIRAWGVMSRA; from the exons ATGGCCGAACAATTGATCCTGAAGGGCACTCTCGAGGGCCAC AATGGCTGGGTCACCAGTCTGGCTACCTCCATGGAGAA CCCCAACATGCTCCTGTCTGCCTCCCGAGACAAGACCCTGATCATCTGGAACCTCACTCGCGATGAGAGCCAGTACGGTTACCCCAAGCGATCCCTCCACGGCCACTCTCACATCGTCTCCGACTGT GTCATCTCCTCTGACGGTGCCTACGCTCTGTCTGCCTCTTGGGACAAGACTCTGCGTCTCTGGGAGCTCGCCAGCGGTACTACCACTCGACGATTCGTCGGCCACACCAACGACGTCCTCTCCGTCAGCTTCTCTGCCGACAACCGCCAGATCGTCTCCGGTTCTCGCGATCGAACCATCAAGCTCTGGAACACTCTCGGTGACTGCAAGTACACCATCACCGAGAAGGGCCACACCGAGTGGGCTTCTTGCGTCCGCTTCAGCCCCAACCCCCAGAACCCTGTCATTGTCTCCGCCGGCTGGGACAAGCTCGTCAAG GTTTGGGAGCTCTCCACCTGTAAGCTCCAGACTGACCACATCGGCCACACCGGCTACATCAACACTGTCACCATCTCCCCCGACGGTTCTCTGTGCGCCTCCGGTGGCAAGGACGGTACCACCATGCTCTGGGATCTTAACGAGTCCAAGCACCTTTACTCtctcaacgccaacgacGAGATCCACGCCCTTGTCTTCTCCCCCAACAGATACTGGCTGTGCGCTGCTACtgccagcagcatcatcatcttcgacctcgagaagaagagcaaggttgatgagctcaagccTGAGTTCCCCGCTGTCGGCAAGAAGAGCCGAGAGCCTGAGTGTGTcagcttggcttggtctgCTGATGGCCAGACTCTGTTCGCTGGCTACACTGACAACATCATCCGTGCCTGGGGTGTCATGTCGAGGGCATAA